Genomic segment of Populus nigra chromosome 6, ddPopNigr1.1, whole genome shotgun sequence:
ataaaaaaattattttttttaaaaacacgagtACAACCATGTTTTCAAACGCTCACTTAAAACAATTAAGTTCAcaaataacttaatttaaacaagcataaacaattcaataattaattttaaagatcATTGGAAACTCTATTTGAAACGAACAAGACTAGGTAATCAatggttttaaaacaattcagaacttttttttgaaaataatctgTAACAATTCAGTaaggaattgaaaaattattcgACACTCTACTTGAAAACAAATAGTACGAAATAACAAATTCAGTTTTTGAAGACAAGTAAGAACAATTTAGCAATAAATTGGAAACTCTACTTGAAAACTTAGCTTGAAAGCAAACAAGATTCCCGTCAGCATCGAACATGAAAACAAttcatatcaattttattgttgaatatTATAATGATTAGAAAttcatctttataatttattttaattattttataatttgaattgtaaatttaataaattgatttaaactAATTCAacgtattaatattttttaaaaaatataatttaatatctcACATTGCCAAAGGGCGGTCTCGTGAATAGAACCTCCATGTGCTGAGTTACAACTTGGGTTTAATGGAATAGGCATTTTCAACTCCTAGGAAACAGAgcagtttttaattaatttatttaattaagtgtgGCTGGGCTGCTACAGTATTTTACTTTCTATGCGTATTTTACTGCAACCGTCAGTTTCTTTTAACTCTATGCGTATTTTACTGCTACAGTCAGTTTTTTTAGAACATGCCACATCTCTTTTAACTCTATGCGTATTTTACATTATAtttaaagaaactaaaaaaaaaaggatcatctCTGTTTTCCGATTACagtatttatatttgaatattgCAGTACAtgcattgcaaaaaaaatcacaaatcacAACCgtttgattttatgattatctcaaacaaaaaaaatacaaaataattaatgaggAATTAATTTGcaagtctctcaaaaaatgAATATTACTAGTCGAAAAATAAACTCATAGTTCCGAGAGCCAACATGCATATTTATctaaagcatatatatattttttaatcatttagtAGGTGTTCTAATTATAAGAATTTGAGATTAAGAGGTTTGTTTTTCCTGTGATTTCAAGTTTGAGCCATatagttgctaatatgatgaccactaaaaacttacatggtcgttaacttcatgctcgtgggattagttgagTTGCACGTAAGCTAGTTCGGACacctatgttaataaaaaaatacatacaatttcaaactattttaaaaaaaaaactccaattcgattaatgtattaaaaaaataatataataactttttttcatattaattttaaattacaaataaaaaaatataacatcccTTTTTAACTACCAAATCAacttttatttgatattaatttataaaaaatttatacaacAATCAACCCTCCTCGAAAATTAATCTTTAAGGATGATAATGGTACATTATATTAGtcaaatatcattatttttattttctcttttaattaataatataaaatggtATGTATCAAAGACATCAAGAACTTGATCCCAAATATGGTTACTAGACTAGTTAAAACACAAACACTACTCCTTTCCTTGATTTTTATTGCCTCTTCTTATAATCCGTCTCCATCTGAATAAGACTTTTCTGCAAATAACTTACATCTTATTGctcaaaagatattttttaaccaCACTCTTGAcctgtttttatataaaataatatattagaaaataacttaaattattttaaacttttaaattaaaaaagttattctaCGCAACCATCCATTCAAAAGAAAGATATGAATAAGtcataagaaaaggaaagagataaataaataaataaaatgctatTGTAAGTTTGTAACTACGTAAAGCAACTGCACAAAATAATACTTCAACATCGAGATTTGAGAGTGGTGCGTGGACTCAGCGGAGCTGTGCACTGCACCGAGCCACCGACCCTCAATACTGGGCCAGTGGAGacttcaaatttataaaatctcgAATTAAACGTCGCCGATTCAGTTTTATTCTCACTGCCTAGTGCCTTGCCTATTGCCCCATCTAAACGCTAACCAGGCGCACACAGTCTCTCTCTCTGCTAACAGATTGCAAGATCCACACCACAGGTatcttttcttcctttccttctttGATCTGATCATGCACACCCTTTTCTCTTCTGCTTTGTTGCCGGGAAAACGTGGGTTTAGAAATTTGCTTTAACTCCCTGCCTGTAGCTTGTTGAAGGCTGGTTATAAGCTTGGCAATTCAATACATTAAGTAAAAAACGAGTTGTTCATCAAATTGGAATTCTGAGTTCATTGGCTATTGGTGATTTGGAGAAAATGTTATTAATTACGGAGATAGTATATTTTGATTTGGTATGCTTAACCAGTTTCTGATTCAATGTAACTTGGGTTTTATTCATGTTGACAAATTGAAGTTTTTGGAGTtgggtttttgtgttttatggcTCAATTTGAAGTAATTTGCTGCTTCTTTGCGGAAACCTAGCCCTTTTTTGCCGTCTCTTGTTTTTTCCCCACTCTTTCTCGATTTTAACTGAATTTGTTTCCTTGACGGATCTAGATAGAGGTTAAAAGATGGTGCTTGTTCACCTTTTCTTTGTGCAATGTACCATAAAAATGTTTAggtattctttttattgttttgttaacGTGAGGCCACCTTTGGGATAAAAATCCTGAATTTGAAGGAATGGGATAAAAAATTCTGAACTAACTTTCTGATTTCTTCTCCACTTGCTTGATCAGTGTTCTCTCAGATGTCTGCTGACATGGAGAACCCTAAAGCTGAAGAGGAACAGAAAGGTACAGGATCCGACTCTCCTGCTAATGAAACCCTGGCAACCTGGTATAGTGGCTTACTCAAGCAAACATCCATCTATGGCATAGCTGCTGGATATTGCATCTCAGCATCCCTGCTCTCCATCATCAACAAGTGGGCCATCATGAAATTCCCTTATCCTGGGGCACTAACTGCATTGCAGTATTTCACTAGCGCTGCGGGTGTACTTGTCTGTGGGTGGTGCAAGGTTTTAGAGCATGATTCGCTCGACCTTTTGACCATGTGGCGGTTCCTACCTGCAGCCATTATGTTCTACCTGTCACTCTTTACAAACAGTGAGCTCTTATTGCATGCTAATGTTGATACCTTCATTGTCTTCCGTTCGTTAGTCCCCATCTTTGTTGCAATAGGAGAGACCTTGTTCCTACACCAGCCATGGCCATCATTGAAGACATGGTTGTCTCTTTCTACCATCTTTGGTGGAAGTGTGCTATATGTGCTAACAGATTATCAGTTTACAGTTATGGCTTACAGCTGGGCTCTAGCTTACTTGGTAAGCATGACTATAGATTTTGTCTACATCAAGCATGTTGTTATGACCATTGGTTTAAATACATGGGGTCTCGTGGTGTACAACAATCTTGAGGCCCTCCTACTCTTTCCGCTAGAATTGCTTATAATGGGGGAGCTTAAGAAGataaagcatgaaatttcaGATGAGTCGGATTGGCACTCATTTGCGGTGGTTTTGCCAGTTGGTTTGTCTTGTTTGTTTGGTTTAGCCATCTCTTTCTTTGGGTTTTCTTGCCGGAGAGCAATCTCTGCTACAGGATATACAGTTCTTGGTGTGGTGAACAAGTTGTTGACAGTTGTAATCAATCTGGTTATTTGGGACAAGCATTCAACATTCGTTGGGACAGTGGGACTTCTTATTTGTATGCTAGGTGGCATCATGTATCAACAGTCCACAAGCAAGCCTAAGGCTGTGCCTGAAGTAAAAGCAGAGCAAACCGATGAAGAACAACAGAAGCTACTAGAAATGCAAAGCAACATAGAAAGCAACAATAATGAGAAGGAAGTTACCCAGTCAAATCAGGGGAAATGAGGTAGATTTTTCCTGTATTGACTTCTGGTTAAATATCCGGGTGAAGTTTTTCCGATTAGTAAATTGTTCGGATGGCAAATTCTCATCTTAGCAATCTCGATGGTTTGTGCCTGAACAAAATGTTTCTAGTTGGATATTGGGCTTCACCGAAATTACTTCTTGATGCAGCAGAATTTAACCTGGAAAAACAAATTAGGTGGATTGCTACATTCTTGTTACCAGTTATCTGAATAGTCACAGCAGTAATATTCTGAAGTCCAAGTTCCTGCTGCTTCTGGCTGAATGCATCCAATGAAGCCGGCTAGGTTATATTGATTGTAGTATCTTTTGGGTTACAGaacatgaatttcttttttactcCATTCTTTTGCAAATGTTAGTACTTTTGTCAAAGGTAGAACTTCATTCAAAGCCAGACCCTAGCATCTGCCTCCAGCATTATGATCGGCGGGGTTTTGGTCATTGCctgtatttcttgttttttttcgtAGCCCACAACCTGTATTTcttaaaaacaacaattagTTGAATCATTTTACTCCCTTCTTCCTTCTTATGGAGCTTCATTTTTCTCAATCATAATGTATCAATTTTCTCCAGCTTGGTAAATGGTATGTATTGACTTGGTGCTGAATGCAAAAATGCAGAGTGGCACAGACTCGTTTGGTATAGAGGGCGAGGAGGAAAAGGAGTTGCGATGATTAAACATCCAAAATATATCTCTGTTGGGGGACTTTTAACACAATATTACAGAAATCCAGCCGGTTTTAGCATTAATAAGGGATTCTCCTTATGGGATCATCAAATAGCTCATATTATTACATCTTTTCCGTTGCGGCTATTAATACTGTCAACTGAGTTGTGCCGTTTCTGGAATATTAGGAAAATGCTTAATGAAAGAGAACCGAACATACCCTAGATACTCCATTTGTGTTCAAATGCTGCGTTTTTATCAAATGGAGAAAGGAgaagaatttttatatttttccaagatgtttatatgtttttaaccTGTATTTCTATTATATTGTTGCAAGCAACAATGATATGGATCCTACAGCTATAGAATCCAGGAGTAATAGGGTGAGATTAAATACACAAGCCCTGCAATGATGGACTTGTAACAATGGAATAGTAGcaggtgaagaagaagaagaagaagaagttggaaGTAGacagaaggagagagagagtcagaaagaagaggagaagtTGTCAGAAAGTCTGTTTAATGCCATGCCAACACGTGGCACTACGATAACAAACTCTAAGACTTTAAACGGTGTGTCGCACCAGCACTGCTATTAAACAAAACGGTGCGTATGTCATCCCTACTTAAATTTCCATCAACCCTTCTGTTCCCTCTTCTCAATTTAGAACCCTGAGAGCATCTCCCATCTCAATTAAATggatagttaaaaataaaaaattaatatttttattttctttttatttatttttcatattttaaggtgaaagtgaaataaaatgctaaaatatttttttttttataaatattattcctatatattttttaaaagagtcAAAACTAATAAAGTAagaccaacaaaaaaataagtcaattaaatctaattatgtgaaaaaaaaataatatcaaaattattataaaaaataaaatatttatttatttcatattagcttttcaaatgttttttttttattagaatatacatggtaaaaaaaaaacatttatactatttaaaatgatattttatccaTTTGCATCTTGAAGATGCTCTGACATGTATTTTTATGGGTTGTTCCTAGATGTCTTCTTTCCTCtgatttgtttcttgatttgttgGGCTTATAAGATTCTCTTCTTGTCATCTTGTTTATGTAATATCCATTCAATATGGTTGCAAATAATCCAGAATTATGGTATTTTCCAGAACCCGcgattttttcttccttctatcTGATCATTTTCATGTCGATAATCACCGGTGGAAATTGCCATGTTTTAGCTTCAAAaactctctccctctcctcctTTTATACTTGGGTTTCTACGATCTTAAACTTCAAACATCAAGCTCCAAAAATTATGAATTCATTGcttggttaaatttttttagtccaCATCCTTAACGTGTTTGGGAAAATGTCCCAATGAAACTACTGTTAATAAAATTTGCTAAGAATTGAAACTTTTAAGCTTAGACACAAATGCGCTAAAgggttttaaaaaatcttgttatttttaagcattttttttgaAGTACTTATCTTTGGATGTTTTTAGGAGGAGAGGAAATGTCAAAGTCTTGCAAGGGACTTGCAGTGGAACTGGTCAAGCGTCCCAGTGAATATGATTGTATTAAGGTTCTTCATTCTTTagtaaaatgatgtttttatctttaaaagtcTCTCATTTGTTAAATTCGTTCTTGTTGAGATTTATGTTTGTGCTTTATATGTGTAGATTGAGAATCAACCATATAAAGAATGTGCAGGAGAGAAGAGCACTTCCATACCTAAACAGAAACAACATGATGTgaacatgtttttcaattttctgagtagaaaaaatattctaaaaattgaagaaatgaacatgttttctaatttttttttggaaaagaaaaggagaagaaaaatgaagaaatagaaGGAAAATTGTTTTCTGTTACTGAACAGGGCCTTAGCTGCGAGATCCAAAACACATCTAACATGGAGTGCTACTTTTCATTGACAAATGCTtcatattttagattgtttttaccATTATCAACTAAGTGGCTCACAAACAACCAAGTTTGTTATATGTTTGGATCTAGTTAGGGTTCTGGTGTTTCAAGGATTTATTGGGTAGGGTTAGGTTTAGCATTTCTTTATTACTGAGAATTTTGTAGAGTAAATAGAGATGACTTGTTTTTCTGTTTGGTGTGTTTTTATAGGGAATGAAACttgcaaaattaattaaattaggctcgaatttaattgaatttaattgttgCGAGATGAACAGAGAAATAAAATGGGGCAATTAGAGAATAGGAGTGCACTAATTAAAATAACTCAGGGCATCTCTGTTAATTGAAGATGTCCCTTtctttataacttttttctctattctctttTCTCATTATAATTTGTGCAGTTTAtttgacaattttttaaaatattgtatttttaagtaatgataaagtttgaatttcatattttttaatcgtgatattaaaaaagagatcttgaaaatacatcaaaactcTAATGACGACGTCACAAATACCTTGAAAAAGATTTCTATAAGACGAatccaacaaaaattaaaaaaagattactaACAAAAAAACAGAGTGGATCAcaatttgttgttatcatcatCTGCATTCATTTTGGTCTTTCTTTTATTCCTTTGAAGCAAATTTTGACCtctaattagtaattgaattcAATGTGGAATGCGTTATGGAGAtagaattatattatttctcaTGGTTTTAATTTGTGGGTTTTGCTTGATATATAATGTTCTTTCAAAATTTCCATTTtgtgaattttaatttgttgtaatATGAGAACTTATTAATTGTTGAGTAGGAAACTTAACatggaaaaaaacataaattttcaatttttaaggaAGAAGTAGTCTAAGTGATGACTTGTAATTCTGCCACCTTGATTTACTAGATGTGATTTTTGCGTGTATTATTCTACCGTATAGAATGATGTGTTTTGCGTGGAGTGTGAATTTGAACTTTGAAGTTAACTTTGTGGTTATGTTTTTTGAGAATCGAGTGTACTTTAATGATGGGTTGGTGATTAAAATGCTACATTTTAAAATCTAAGGTATTTTTCTCTAAACTTTATACAGATTTACTTTCAGATAATTGTGAATATTTATatctagattaatttttaactttttgatgaatatattaatttttcagattttgattgacatttaatttaaattttgctcttaaaaatttatgatattttgatttttaactttTGTGATGAACTATCttgccataaaaaaatcaataataatttagtatcattatcaaattaatatatttacagCTACCAATATCAACAGTTCtaagagtaaaataataaatttaataagcaagtcatcaagatttttatattgatcATAGCTTTGAATCCTAAAAATATCTACGAGAGTCTAGTTGTAGCATTATGAGCTTGACAGACCCAccaagaactaaaaaatttgTCGTTGGTTGTTGATTCATGCAAGGATtggtagaaattaaaaaatcaactatttATCCGTTAATTGACATAttgatttggtttattttgactcattttattttaacgTTAACTACTGAACGAGTTTCTTTATCAatgaaaattgttaaaataagaCTTTACAAGATTATCTTATTGtttatatagaaaagaaattgatgaaaGATATGATAATCGATTTCATGAAAGAAtgacaaacataattcaaataaatatgtaagaatatttttattttattttaaaaaatttatcacatATAAGTAATATTTCGTTTTaactagtattttttataaaccttgtatgttgtttatatttgataggaatgaataccaataaaattaaagtgattgatactttataaaaataaaattaatttcatagttttgatttaatttgatattgtttttagcCACTTTACTCATAGAAAGGTTTTTCTATATTTGCAGCAAGTTATTTACacaaaactaaattatacaGTCTTTTGTGTTTACAACTTATGTATGgcagttagaaaaaaaaaattatatattttattatattagttttaacCCTCCTAAAAAATTATCCTGAGCTCCTCCCTTTTTTCGAAACAAAGATTCTTCTATGATTGTAGTAAGTTATTTGTacaaaactaaataatataatCTTTAAATATTTACAACCCATACATGTAgattaggaagaaaaaaattgtcttGTTATACTAGTTTTTGCccctaaaaaattattctagcTTCGCCTCCGCCATGGCCATTGTTGAAGACATGGCAGCCTTTATCCAACATCTTTGGTGGAAGTGCGCTATACGCGCTAACAGATAACCGGTACACAGTTATGTCTTACAGTTGGGCTCTAGCTTACTTGGTATAAGCATGGCTATAGATTTTGTCTATAACAAGCATGTTGTTATGACCAGTGGTTCAAATATATGGGGTCTCGTGTTGGACAACACTCTGGAGGCCCTCCTAGTCCTACTCTTTCCGCTGGAATTGCTTATAATGGGAGAGCTTAAGCCCCAGTGTTTTAAACAGAGtggttaaaatttgatttttttatttaaaattaattttttatatatatttttaaatcgatttgataggttaatattaaaaataatttttaaataaaaaaatattattttaataaatttttaaataaaaaaaaactttaaaatacaaACACTTATTTGCGGTGGTTTTGCCAGTTGGTTTGTCTTGTCTGTTTGGTTTGGCCTTGGGTTTTCTTGCCGGAGAGCAATCTCGGATACAGGATATACAGCTCTTGGTGTGGTGAGCAAGTTGTTGACAGTTGTGATCAATCTGGTTATTTGGGACAAGCAttcaacttttatatatatatataaaagaggacAATGGAAATCTAGATACCTGGTGGTGATGGAATCCAACGTTCAAGTTTAAAGAACTCGAAGTAGATCGGGTAATAGAGAGAACCAACCGGACCATCTCTTCTTGATCGACCCCATGATCGTTTCCTTTGAGATACTAGAGAACATCTTCCTTGTGCATCAAATCTTTGACGTCCAGGAAATCATTCGTACCGTAAAATATATCTCCTAGCATATCACGTTTTGATTAGTAGTAGTTGCAAGATAACCCCCTCGTACAGTTTATTGGCTCGCCAAATGAACAAGATGGCGAAAAAATATCAGAAAAGGGAATCAAATCTTCACCACCTCCTCCTCAGCCGCAATCACCACCATTGGAAGTCCTCTGGCCATTAACGAAACAGCCCAGAAGAGAGACTgctaaataaagaaaagagatcgagggatgatgataataaataaatgaaagtgATATAAATGAAACACAGATTATTGACAACATTTTCCACAAGTGTCCAAAGACATGTTAAAAGCACATGAGCAAACATTGAATTATCCTTTTCCCAGAAGAATCATAATCTCTATGGGACAGTGAATCTCAGTTGATAcagctttgaaaaaaaaaactaacaggaCTGCTGGTGCCTTTAGGTCACTAACCAACCACACTATTTCGGtagtttcttcatttatttcaagaTGTTCACCAATTAAGCATTCCCTACACAGAAGAAAGAAAACTCATTATAGCTCGGGTAAAAAACCTTGGAAATTTATAGCACTTAGAATTAGAAATAGCTAAAGAGAAACCTAGAAAACATGTCAGTATCTAAATGCATTCACCACCTCCCAAAAAGCGTGCTTGTAATGCCTGGGTGGGTCTACTCGATGCAGTGCTGGATGTTTTCACTATCAGACTACACAACCCAATTATTTAGCCTCTCGATGATTTTATCTTTCAGGTGCTAGAAAGGacaaaattgagaaaacaaattaaaaaatgtatCAAGATCCTTATGTTTAAGGGCATTCGTCCTGCAGAGTTGTAATCAGATGTCTTGGAAAGTTGTTCATCCAAAAATTAGATACCACATATTCTAATGCTGTTGAAATTTATTGCTGCAACAAAATCACCTGAAACAGAACATGTGTTGATGCATATGCATATAGGTACTATTTTAGGCAAAAGTATATAGAGTATCTACTTCACTGACAAATCCACCTTGGATTCCTTTAAAAAGGTCAGTAGCTCTTGATAATCCTCAAACACTATTTCTGCATTGTTATCCTGTGTTTTCCCCCTTATAATACAAAATGCATCGTCCATTATTGTTATTGGAGGGGATAGTAACCCTTATACTTCCTTCCTTATCACCGCATAAATGGGTTGTCAAGGTTTTGTACTAGTTGGAGGGAATTTATCACAGTGAAAAACCCTCCAATCCTCTTAGTCAAAGGTTCCGATAAAGATTGAATGGTTTATTCCCCTCTTCCCCCCAACCCccttcaagggaaaaaaaaatcctatacaTAGTGCAAGAGGctgctaagaaaaaaatttccttCCTTCATTTCTGGCATGCCTTCCCTATTTCGGTTGTTCTTCTTCAAGAATAAAAACAGTTCTAACATCCTCCAAACAGGGAAACGAGACAGCATTGTAGTGATCACCTTCCAACATGCCTAGCATAAATCaagcttctttt
This window contains:
- the LOC133695763 gene encoding GDP-mannose transporter GONST3-like, with product MSADMENPKAEEEQKGTGSDSPANETLATWYSGLLKQTSIYGIAAGYCISASLLSIINKWAIMKFPYPGALTALQYFTSAAGVLVCGWCKVLEHDSLDLLTMWRFLPAAIMFYLSLFTNSELLLHANVDTFIVFRSLVPIFVAIGETLFLHQPWPSLKTWLSLSTIFGGSVLYVLTDYQFTVMAYSWALAYLVSMTIDFVYIKHVVMTIGLNTWGLVVYNNLEALLLFPLELLIMGELKKIKHEISDESDWHSFAVVLPVGLSCLFGLAISFFGFSCRRAISATGYTVLGVVNKLLTVVINLVIWDKHSTFVGTVGLLICMLGGIMYQQSTSKPKAVPEVKAEQTDEEQQKLLEMQSNIESNNNEKEVTQSNQGK